The Prinia subflava isolate CZ2003 ecotype Zambia chromosome 2, Cam_Psub_1.2, whole genome shotgun sequence genomic sequence tacttctctttcttcactcctcctccttcaacTTTCACACACATTCATTCATCAACTGTAGAAGAGACACTTAGAAAGCACTAAACACTGACTTCACATGGCCAAGCTCTCTCTCACTAAGTGAAAAAcgcttgaaaaaaaaatgttagcacatcaagcagcagtcatttaaaaaagcacagcttcagacactgtctcctttcttcccaaaaaaaaaaacttacaagtccttcctaaaacatcccagaacacATGCACGCTGTCTGAATTTTACAGGCTACcgatttaaaagaaattgaaggCTAGCgcatgagaaacactgaaaaaatctttaaaacttctatgaCCCGAGTCTTTTAGTcataaggaaaagggcagctgcGGGCGCTGATAagcgagctggaggaggggcgggcagggagctgcgCGTCCCACGCGCggctcggcgccgccgcctccaccgggcagcccctctgccatggcacggCTGTGCGGCCGCCCgtctccctttcttcctgagatGATCTGCATTGACTGCGGTTTCCAAGGGAACGGCTTCCCCAACAGGAAGTGGGGAGCTCTGGAGGACTGATCACTGAGTTTTTGGTCCTCCAAGGACGGGGCATGGGCGGGGTCTGCCACCGGAATTCCCGAAGGGGAAGCAATTTCCGGTCTCCTCCATGCGGCCGCGCTTTCCGCATGGCCCACGCTGGCGGGTCCAGCCGCCTCCGGCAGTCAACGCCCAGCACCACCGGAGCTGGAATCGCTATTGAGGCAGCTAGGGACCGGACCAACCCGCCACACGCCGACAGCGGAGGAACCGCCGccgggaaggggggaagggggggggggggggagcccgctgccccgccgccgccgccgccgccgccgccgccgcgaaCGGGAGGGGGGTGACGGGgaacccgccgccgccgctgggggggggaggagaaggaaccagccgccctgccgccgccgtGTCGCAAGCGGAGGGGGGCTCGCCGCCgctgggggggggaggggagagggaaaagccccCCCCCTCGCGCCGCAAGCGGAGGGGGATTCACCGCCGCtgctggggggaggagggaggggaaccGGCCGCTctgccgccaccgccgccgtgGGGGGGGGGGGACCCTCCAGGGTCGGCTAAGCCACCACGCGGCCACCCCCCCGCGTGGCTCATGGCGACCGTACTCGCCGCTTCCAACAAAAGCAAGGCAGTGGCGGCAACGCTCAGCGCTGCCAAAACAAActagcaaacaaacaaaatactggGAATGAGGCTAAAAAAGCCTTTGCGGGAAAATAGCGAGAGGGACCGGGGTGGGGGCCGGGTACCGACTGAGccgccgctgcgaacagcgaggggggggggaggggagaaaccggctgggctgccgctgcgaacagcggaCTCTTGcctgggatggaaactggggCAGAAACAAGCGACAAGCCAGAACCTGGGGCAAGCACTGGGACTGAGACAGGCACCAACACCGGAGCCGGCAGTGCAACTCCCAGGGGACGATCTTAGGGTGGTATCTCTGTCGATGATTTCTCCCCACTGGACttctatcccttttctttcaaaattttctctattctacccatccctgtctctgttcaccttcccttttacccccacaaaaactacttttcttctttctcccatactatttcttaatacaatttatcttctctgaggaactataataaaacttaaaattaaataaaaatctacactttctatactttcattcgtccacattcactccactctatttttcacttaatctcacacactacaaaacaatcacaactacaaggtaccttttactttccacacacttttacactctttaacCTGGCCAGACAATGCCCTtcacaaaaccctcaatctgacagtgttggggggttctcccttcccaacctcaggtgctcttgggtttatttcctagattctgcagaatttaacataaccctggatgtctcggaattgcttcctccaatccagctggttatcaaaaccctcaatctgacagtgttggggggttctcccttcccaacctcaggtgctcttgggtttatttcctagattctgcagaatttaacataaccctggatgtctcggaattgcttcctccaatccagctggttatcaaaaccctcaatctgacagtgttggggggttctcccttcccaacctcaggtgctcttgggtttatttcctagattctgcagaatttaacataaccctggatgtctcggaattgcttcctccaatccagctggttatcaaaaccctcaatctgacagtgttggggggttctcccttcccaacctcaggtgctcttgggtttatttcctagattctgcagaatttaacataaccctggatgtctcggaattgcttcctccaatccagctggttatcaaaaccctcaatctgacagtgttggggggttctcccttcccaaccccaggtgctcttgggtttgttttttgttgtttttttttttttttttttttttagggtccCCTTTTTCACACACTTTACCTTTTTCCTGGGGggtttctctcactcctttttaccattcactttcgtcCCGGTGCTGGCCGCCtccctcgcgggacaacggaacCGCAGCGTAGGGGACTCCGCACTCGCTTGGAAGGTCTGGGTGttaccccagcccgcctctcaggcacacacactttcagcccccgttCCGCGCCAAACGCTGCCACCCCCAGtcccagcaattcttaccactccgttgttcttgggtctttattcttcgtgcacactttgatgttaggagctggttaccgcggtttttagggaattctttcccttctctttgccttattgtctccctttgtccttggatcttacccctttctggggtaCTCTGCGAGGACCAGAGCCGGGGCCAcctaatgcaggcgggacgcgtctCCCTGGTCTCTAATCCTCCCACAGCACCCGCAGTGGGGTATTTTAAACCGacctctgctaccaaattgtgataaatgTCTATCACtcgtttttttttaaatttatgaatatttaataaagaataaaaattggttacaaaaatattaatacaataataaaagtttaaaaaaaaatttcagagacaggacaaataatgagacaacaagagcaaagaaggcagcccgggcttttgtcccccctccctcccagacaaaggctaggaaggagaagggccccgaacaaagagaagtcttcttttttaagccttcagtttatgactattcatatcttacgtaaaacgagtaattttcagctgtttcttgtcacaaaagttttctgttaattaaaagaacgcatgagagcatacgtccttgagaaagttaggttctgtggataagaggccataaattcttcttcactagaaggtttagaggcctctgtaaggtttaggggcctctgtgaatgttatctctgtgctgaggaatttctcttcttgagcaaaaaaatataacacacatacacagcttctattgtactataacttactgttaattacaaaactacattcactatattattctaatgttaatatagtataacttttctatctatcagattacatatagtaaatatctgcgtagagccacatatacaatatgcctttttcacactgTAGACGACTTTTACCCCAGGaaaaaggcagggagaggcagacaGGCCAGAAATCAGGTACATTTGTCTCTTCTGTGATCAGCTTGAGACAAAAATGCAAACCTAGAGCCAtgtgctgctccaggaaaacacagcagggagctgttCTTCTTTGATGTGCCTACATTTACAACCCCACACAAGGAGGCTTTACTGTTATCACTCTTCTGCTTTCAGTCTACTTTCAATCATCTCCTACTCCTTTGGGACCATTCCCATCTCTATCAGGTCATTCCCTACCTCACCAGCAGCATTTATAATCACAGCCCAAGATCCCCTGCAGCTGGTGGAGTgcgtggggtttttttgctccGATCTCCATCTGCAGCTACCTAAAAACACAAACAGCCCACCAAGAACAAGACTTCCAGGCTGCAAACTGCCTGGATTACACAGAGCACCGCTTGCACTCTTTGCGCTGCCGGCGAACGCTGCCGTACATGTGCGGGTGTGCCCTGCCAGCGGCGGGGTCCCGCCAGTGCCGCTCTCCGGCAGTGACATCGCGGCGCTGCCTCGGCCGGGCGTGGGCGGGCGGGAGAGCGGCGGCCGCTCCTCCTcgggacagccctgccccctGCACGCCGCTGCCGGCGAGGAGAAACCCGCTCGATTTTCACCTCCTCAGTGAGTATCAGACATGGATGCTTTCCAGACAATGCTGAAGTTCTTTATGAACCGGAAAACCGCGATAGGTTACAGTTTCATGGCGCTGCTGACTATGGGAGGTGAACGTGTCTTTTCTCTTGTTGCTTTCAGATGCCCGTGCAGCAATGAAAACTTCAGGTACGGCTTGGTATTTCTCTTCTCGCCGGCTCTCGTTTTGCTAGTTCTTGGATACTTCTTGAACAGCAAGACCTGGAAACTCTTTACAGGCTGCTGGGTGAATCCCAGGAAAATATTCCCCAGAGGGAACGTCTGCCATTTCTTTTACATCTTTGGACAAATCACTTTAAATGCTCTGGTAGCCCCAGTGATGTGGCTTTCCGTGGCTTTGCTCAACGGGACCTTTTACGAATGTGCCATGAGCGGCTTGGAAAAGCCTGCCTACTTACACGCGGTTTGCCACAGCAAATCCGAGAAGTGCTTTGAAGAGCTGCACAAGGTAGCCTGTGACAAGAGCTCCCTGCCCTTTTCAGAGAGTGATGAACTGAAAAGAACACTTCAAGCACAGTCCCGGGtcagaaaaattataaacaaagaGCGTTATCCAGGTGGTATTGCTGCTGTAATTTATCTGTGGAAGATGCTCATGTCAGATGTTATGTTAAAACTCCTGGCTGAATACAATCAATCCATCTTTTAGTTCAGATTGAGCTGTTCCACATTTCTTAGGGGTCCCCACTTGTGGCAGGGTCAGTAAGACCAGAAAAGCTAAAGCTTTCTTGCTGAATGGAGATTAATCTtatgaagggggaaaaaaaaattaaaaatgcagctgtaCTGTTTAGGAGGCTGAATTAATTAACAGATGTTGCCCCATTAAAGGGCTGTGTCCTATTAAAAAATCCATGCCACTCTCCTATTTTAAATCATTGTGATAGCTGTAGGGAAATTTTCAGTCACTAACAGCAGAATAACACTGGAAAATAAGATTTGTGATATTTGTCTTACACTGCAATGTTTTCCACTGTTTGAAAACAGTATTAGCTTGTCACCATATATggaatgtgtttctttttattcctgttttttcttttttttctttttttcacataGCAGTTGGGTAGAGGAATGTCTTACTCTGAAAATTCTTGGCTATCTAAGTGgcacaaggaagaaaaagtagCATTCGCGCCAGTTCTCTCCTTGGAGGAGGACAGAAGAACAATTTCAAGCACATTTTTTCCACTCTCTTCCCTTGCTGAGGAAGTAACTCTGGAAGTGGctctttctttcaaaatgttctTGACAGAATTTTCTCTGAAGCTGCTACAGATAAAAGAAATTGAGTGATGATGGTTAACTAGCGTAGTTGTTATGTTAGagttttttttctaataaaaagaaatcagaaaacaaaacatctgaCAGTGGTCACAGTTGGAAAGCTTGGTTGATCTGGGACAAAAGTTACTTGCCCTTTTTGGTTCTGTAGTTCTTCATGATTCAAAATGAGTCTTTCTTGTTGGGTAGTTTTGTGTAATGCTTCCAGGAGTTAGAAAACACTTTACCCTTTGTGCCAAGAAAGACCAAAAGGAGCACTATTGAGAAGCCTCTATTCTGACCGAGTTACTCCTCTCTTCACTCCCCATGTAGATGTCCCATTAACATCGATGCCAGCACCGAATGCAAGGTGCGGCAGCTTTGTCTGTCAGACATTCATGATTCAAGTTGCATTTTCGCTTGGTTCTTTTAACCTgaaattgatttattttgcCTTCCCAGATGTTAGGCTGGTGTTTGATAGTTATCAcagctctcctctccctgctcaccacttgctgtgccagctgccagTCAAAAGTCAGCCACCTCCAGCTGATGTTCTGGCGAGTGTACGAGGGGACCGAGAAGGAGCAACTGGAGCAGATTTTCCAGCTGTATGCCACCAAGCTGAGTGAGAGAAACCTAAAGTACTTTTTTGAAAGCAAGGAACCTGAACCCATTTCCCTGCCAGCTTTCCAGGCATGGGAAGATGTTTCCTATACTTACTCTTCCAGCAGCCAAGTTCATTTTCCACATTCATTAGTTAGTAAATAATAAATGTATTGCCTTAATATAGCAATAAATGTAATGCCTTAAAATAGCTGTATAATGTATGCAAATGCTTGTaagctgtgcaggcacaggcacagtgctacttcttcagctgctgttcTCCTAAGTATTAGTACTACTAATGATTTATGTGGTGCCACTGAGCTGTGTGACGCTTCCTAAACTTGTAAGAAGGATGGTTCCACCATAAAGTCACAATAACTTCCTCACTTGCACAAAGTGATGCAATGGGCCTCTGGGGGAAGTCAATCCAGCTGGAGAGTAGGTGCAGATCTGCTGGTGGACAGGACCTCCAACATGTTAAGCATTAATTTCACCTGGAATGGGACAAAAGCCATTGCAAGAATTTTCCTAGAATAAAAAGCCTCACTATCCATGTGTCTTTCTGAACTGAGGAAATGTAGCTCACATCTCTCAGATGAAGAAGCAAGTCCAGTTCTCATAAACAGAAAAGCAGTGCAGAGGTGCTCTTTTCCATTGCAACCATGAATGTGCAAGACATTAGAGAATTAATATGAAGAGGAGTTGAGCTTTATAAGACTACGGGAAGGAATTTAGGACAGGATGGGCCCTGGATGTAACAGCTGGAAGGAGCAAGActgggaggaaaacaaaaccagtcttTGGCTATTCTGAACAAGTAGGAAAAgttccagaaaataaaattaaaataacctACTGTGAGGACTTACTAACATCCCTAAAACAAGATCTGCACATTATGTACTGATAAAGCCCTTCAGTGTGCTTACACACACTTACACGAGCTGCATTTATGACCAGTATCATGCCTTTTATGGAACCACAGAACTAGTTCAAACTACAGCTTTTGCCACTTAGAAAATGTCTGAGAATCATTCTTCTGCAAATGCAAGGGTAGAAGTTAAAATGtcaaggagaaaggaaaatttataAACAAGTCCACTTGTTGTCAGCTCACCTCttcattttcataaaaaatatttcaaagtagAAAGatgtttcaaattaaaaaactattattttattctaaGAATGTCCAGAATCAAAATTCTCACATTGTTCCCATCCCCCTTGGAAGACATGACATTTAATGCAAATCAATGTAAAAACAACCATTAATATGCAACCCTGGGTCCTTTaacagaaaactgtttttcagAATACTTGCTGTATAATGCTTTGCAGTCGTTGTGGCAATTAGTAACAAGTTATGATGTTCTCTATGTGGCAACTCACAAACAAGTGTTTATTTAGAGGGCAAGAaagagctgccctgggagaaGAGAGCTCTGAGTGAACGGGGGCTCTGTAACTCCCTGGCCCCAAGGCTCCTCACACCCAAGGACAAGGATAGCGAGGGGCCTCTCGCGTGCTTCTCAAAAGAGCTCATTCCCCAAGGAGGGCAGTGACAAAAAAGCCAAAGTACAAAGCTTTATACAACTTTTAAACGGGGCGGGTACAGGGGGAAGGTACAAGCCTTTAACCTATCAGGGATACAATAGGGAGGAGATTAAGGATGGGCTCAAAACATGACTACCAATAGGAAAGACAAAGGGAGTGGAAAGGCTCACATGGGCCAATGGGGCTTCGTGGAATAGGGGAATTCCTGGGTGGCTTTTAGGCAAGGGGTTGGGCAACAAGGACTGACAGAGAACTCTCTGGAACAAGGGGTAGGGATTAGGGAGGATTGACATTATGTAGATAAGGTAACAGGTGGGTCTAGGGAGTGAATGACAACTGGGAGAGGGAGTAGAAAACGTTGGGTAAAAACCATCCACCTAAGGGGAGAAACATGAACAACCATTCAAAAGGGTTTACAAAAATATGCATTaagaaaaacacaccaccacatTGATTGACTCTGAGCTTGCTGAGGTTATCGTTCAAGGACTTTTTATTATAATGTATATCTTGTTAAAATATCGATTCAtggatgattaaaaaaaatccagaaatgatttaaaggaaatataaaacaaatgtCAGTATTCCTTTGTAGCAAACAGTGATTCAGTTGCATCTTCAATGCACTGGAAATCTGGTATATATCCTGTTTCCTCTCATGTGAAAAATGATACCTGAATCCTAGGGAACTGTTCAAGTGGCAACATGGATAAAAAAGTATGCAAAGGTAAAAATCAGATGAGGAATTACTATATTAGGGTTTTCCCAGCCTGGGAAAGAGAGGGCTATGGTGAAAGTGTACAAGGCCATGAGTTGATGGAGACACCAAGAGACCACTCTTTACTCTTTCCCTTCCAGATCTTGGAGACACCAAATGGGATAGTGTCAGATTCAAATGAAGGTTAAGCACACTTGCTATACAATATTTTGGATGTTGGTAAGTCTGCATGGGTTAAAACAAAAGGTATGAAGTACAGATGAAACCCCTTAAATCACACAGAGACTGAGGGCATTGCCAAGCTTCCtttgcctgtccctgtgctcaccACTCAGCTACTGGCTGTAGCTGAGATGTGCCCAGACTCACCCTCAGACTGATTAATTCCTCCTGGTTTTACATCCTTTTTTGCTTGCTATGTCATTGTATTATACTGTTGCATAATAACAGGGGCTCCTCCAGGCCAAGGCAAGCATTTCATTTAGCAGCacattttcctctgcagcagcaccagcagctcagcactgagcaTGGCACATCTGCTGTGAGCCCGGCAGCCACCTGaaccagcactgcctgctctggaGCCTCTGTGCCATCCTCTCAGCTGCCCAAAGAGCTGAAATGGGAACAGGAAATTTTCAAATCCTTGACCTCCAAaacactcatttttttttattggcaCTTATCAGGCCTTGCCCAGCAAGACCCAAAGCCTCAGTGGTTTAAAGATTAAATAAACAACAAGGTTCAGCTGTTCTTCCCTTtggcaaagacaaaaaaatccatcacTTAATAtactttaaagcaaaaaaaaaaaaaagtaagagtTAAATAATCTCCAACATaactactttaaaaatatagattGATTATCTTGAAAAAGTGACATGATTATAGTTGAATTTTCTTCCATAAGAGAAGAGGCCATATTGTAGAGCTAAAAATAAGGCACGGAAAAAACCCTGTATATGGTTCTGTGTGGTTTTCTACATTTTATTCACACTTTGAATCTGGTGCCTCACTGAAAAGATGATAAGATTCAAGCCATTGCTAGTCACAATGCACGTGTGGACAAACACAAATTACTTTTATAGGAACAAATCTCCTCATTGCTTTGCTGTTGATAACTGGAGTGGTTTTCCGATGTGGTCTCTGCTTGACTGTGCAGTGACTTATTTCCTCTATGAAGAGCTGTTTCTGTGCCTCACTACATCACCACCACCAACAGAAACTGAAAGCTCTGCAAGCCTCTCtaagctgtgggagctgcaggacacttgtctctcttttctccatttctgaCAGAGATTTTGCTCTTCTCGAAGtaaggagagacagaaaaatgaataGGTTACAGAAGGCAATGGATTTCTGCATGCGCCACCAGACCATTCTGGGTTACAGTATCGTGTCCCTGCTGACAGTAGCCAGCGAACAGATCTTCTCATCTGTGGTGTTCCAGTGTCCCTGCAATTCTGGGAACTTGCTGTATGGTTTAT encodes the following:
- the LOC134546765 gene encoding calcium homeostasis modulator protein 5-like, giving the protein MDAFQTMLKFFMNRKTAIGYSFMALLTMGGERVFSLVAFRCPCSNENFRYGLVFLFSPALVLLVLGYFLNSKTWKLFTGCWVNPRKIFPRGNVCHFFYIFGQITLNALVAPVMWLSVALLNGTFYECAMSGLEKPAYLHAVCHSKSEKCFEELHKVACDKSSLPFSESDELKRTLQAQSRMLGWCLIVITALLSLLTTCCASCQSKVSHLQLMFWRVYEGTEKEQLEQIFQLYATKLSERNLKYFFESKEPEPISLPAFQAWEDVSYTYSSSSQVHFPHSLVSK